In the Candidatus Methylomirabilota bacterium genome, CTCCTGGAAGGCGGCGCGCAGGGGGGCCACGTCCTTGTCCATCACCACGCCGCCCATGTCGAGCAGATCCATCGCGAACGAGGCGATCTCCTGAGCCTTGGGCGCGTTGACGAGCTTGCCGATGGAATTCTCCGGGCCCGGCGTCTCGCCGCGCGAGAGCGCGGTCATCGTGCGGAAGCGGGTGAGCCGCACGCCCTGCGTCTTCACGTAGAGGTCGGCCAGCCGCTCACGCACCGCCGCGTTGGTGATGGCCGGGCCGTCCTCGAGCACGGTGGAGCGGGCAAGGCCGAAGATCTCCTCGAAGTCCGGGCCGCGCAGGTCGCCCGAGGTGAGCCGCTCGTTCATCAGCGTGGTGATCGCCACGCCCCAGCCCGCGCCCACCGCGCCCAGCCGCTGGCCGTCCGGGATGCGCACGTCGGTGAAGTACACCTCGTTGAAGTGGGACGCGCCGGAGATCTGCTTGATGCGCCGGGTCTCGATGCCCGGCGACTTCATGGACAGGAAGAAGAAGGTGAGGCCCTTGTGCTTGGCCGCCTTGGGGTCGCTGCGCGCGACCAGGATCGCCCAGTCCGCCCAGTGCGCACCCGACGTCCAGATCTTCTGGCCGTTGATCACCCAGTCGTCGCCGTCGCGCTGCGCGCGGGTGCGCAGGCCGGCCAGGTCCGAGCCGGCGCCCGGCTCCGAGAAGAGCTGACACCAGACCTCGTCGCCGCGCAGGGCCGAGGGCGCATACCGCCGCTTCTGGCTTTCCGTCCCGTAGGCGAAGAGGGTGGGCATGCACATGCCGAGGCCGATCTCGAAGTAGCCGCGGGGGACGAGGAACTTCGTCTCCTCCTGCGCATAGATCACCTGGTAGATCGGGGGCAGCGCACGGCCGCCCCACTCGGCCGGCCAGTGGAGCGCGGCGAAGCCGGCCTCCGCCTTCCTCGCCTGGAAGGCCCTGGCGCGCTCGAGGCCGTCGTAGCCCTCACGCCCGGGATACCGGCTCTGCCACGTCTCGAATGCGCCGCTCTTGGGCTCGGCGTGCCTGCCGAGCCACTGCCGCGCCTCCTGCCGGAACTCCGCCTCTTCCCGCGTGTCGTTGAAGTCCACGATGCGCTCCTAGGCGGCGCCCGCCTCGAGGCGGGCCACCAGCAGATCCTTCCACCGGCGCGCGCTGCCGAGCATGAGCCCGGTCAGCTTGGCGCGCCGGTAGTGGAGATGGCAGTCGAACTCCCACGTGAAGCCCATGCCGCCGTGGATCTGGATGTTCTCCTTGGCGGCCTGGTAATAGGCCTCGCACGCGGCCACGCGCGCGGCGGCCGCGGCCACCGGCAGCTCGGGCGCGTCCGTCGACAGCGCCCAGGCCCCGTAGTAGGCGTTGGAGCGCGCCAGCTCCACCGCCACGTACATATCGGCGAGCTTGTGCTTGATGGCCTGGAACGACCCGATCTGCCGTCCGAACGCGAAGCGGCCCAGCGCGTACTCGCGCGCCATCTCGAGCGAGGCCTGCGCGCCGCCGAGCTGCTCGAAGGCCACCAGCACCGCCGCGCGGTTCAGCAGGCGCTCGGTGAGCGCCCAGCCCTGGCCCGCCGCGCCCAGCGGCTCGGCGGGCGCGCGCTGGAAGACGATCCGCGCGTGTGAGCGGGTGGGATCCACGGTGGCGACCGGTGTGCGCGTCACCCCGGGGCCGCCCAGGTCCACCAGGAACAGCCCGGCGCGTCCGGCGCCGCCGTCGGCGGCCAGCACCACGGCGACGTCGGCGACGTCGCCGTCCAGTACCGGCATCTTGGTGCCGGTCAGGTGGCCGCTCTCGACCCGCGCGGTCAGGTTGGCCGGCGTCGCCACGTGGGGCCCCTCGGCCATCGCGAAGCAGCCGATCGCCGCGCCCTGGGTGATGCGCGGCAGCCAGCGCTTCTTCTGGGCGTCGGTGCCGGCGAGCAGCAGCGCCTCGCCGGCCAGGTAGATCGTCGAGGAGAACGGAGTGGGCGCGAGGCTCCGGCCCAGCTCCTCCGCGAGCACGCACAGCTCGAGATAGCCGAAGCCGGCGCCCCCGTAGGATTCGGGGATCGCGGTCCCGAGCCAGCCCATCTCGCCCATGCCGCGCCACAGCTCGGCGTCGTAGGGCGCGGCCCCCTCCAGGATGCGGCGCACGCGGGCCGACGAGGCGTGCTCTCCGAGGAACTTGCGAGCCTGCTCGCGCAGCGACTTCTGATCGGCGGAGAAGTCGAAGTTCATGGCGCGAGGATCATACGGCATCGGGCAGGGCGACGCCAGCCGACCGGCCCTCTTGTGCCCGACGCGGGAGTTCGGGAAACTCCCCTCACCCCCCGGCGCCAGGTGACCCTCTCCCGCGAGGGGAGAGGGCAGGGTGAGGGGCGGTGAAAGAACAGGAGGAAATCATGCGCGCGACGGCGGCGGTGCTCTACGAAGTCAAGAAACCGGTGGTGGTCGAGGACGTGGAGGTGCTCGAGCCGGACTCGCACGAGGTGCTCGTGCGGTGGGCCGCCAACGGGGTGTGCCACAGCGACCTGCACGTGATCACCGGGGACTACCCGCATCCGCTCCCGGTGGTGCTGGGCCACGAGGCGGCCGGGGTGGTGGAGAAGGTCGGACCCGACGTCGAGACCGTGAAGGTGGGCGATCACGTCTGCTCCAGCTACATCCCGTCGTGCGGGCGTTGCGCCTACTGCATCGGCGGCCAGCCGACGATGTGCGCGCTCCGCGACAAGCCGCGCTGGTTCATGCACGACGGCACCACGCGCTTCCGGCGCAACGGCCAGCCGCTGCACCACTTCCTGCAGGTGGCGGGGTACGCGACCCACGCGGTGCTGCCCGAGCTGAGCGTGATCCCGATCCGCGCCGACGCCCCGCTCGACGTGGTCTGCCTCGTGAGCTGCGGCGTGCTGGCCGGCGCCGGGCCGGTGTTCAACCGGGCCAAGGTGCCGCCGGGGGCGAGCGTGGCGGTCTGGGGCACCGGCGGCGTCGGGCTCAACACGATCCAGGCCGCGCGCATGCTGGGGGCCGGCAAGATCATCGCGGTCGACGTGATGCGCCAGAAGCTCGCGTGGGCCGAGGAGTTCGGGGCCACGCACACCGTCGACGCCTCGAAGGAGGACCCGGTCGCGGCGGTGCAGCGGATCAGCGGGAGCGGCGGGGTGGACTTCTCGTTCGAGGTCGTCGGCACCCAGCAGACCATCGAGCAGGCGGTGCTCGCCACGCATCGGGGCGGCACCTGCGTGGTCGTCGGCGTGTCACCGGCGGGCACGCGGATCTCGCTGGACCCGACGCTCTTCCTGCAGCAGCGCGTGCTGACCGGCACCTCGTTCGGCGGTGGACACCAGCGCACGGACGTGCCGATGCTGATCGACCTCTACATGGCGGGCAAGTACAAGCTCGACGAGCTGATCAGCCGGCGCCTGCCGCTCGGCCAGCTCAACCAGGGCTTCGACCTGATGCTCCAGGGCGAGGTGAAGCGCAGCGTGATCGTCTACTAGCGAGATCGAGGAGTTCGGCGTCCGGCGGGGTCAGGTCTTGCATTACGACATTTTCATCGGGCTGCCGTCACGCCGTCCGGGTGAAAATGTAGGAATGTAAGACCTGACCCCGGTTCTAGCGGGGGTCGATCGGGGTCAGTCTGGGGGTGCGGGCTTCGATGGCGGTGGCGGCGTCGAGGCAGAGGTCCTCGCGGAAGCGGCCCGCGGTGATCTGCACGCCCATCGGCAGGCCGTCGGCGACACCGGTGGGCACCGAGACCGAGGGCAGGCCCAGGACCGGCACCGCGAGCTGCATGATCTGGGCGGCCATGAGCCGCCGCGTGGTGTCCGCGTCGACGAGGTCCAGATCCACCGGAAACGCCGGCTCGTTGGAGACCGGCGTGACCACGAGCGGATGCTCGGCCAGGAACACCTCCCAGAGGCGCAGGAAGTGGTCGCGGCGGGCGAGGCCGTCCAGCACGTGGCGCGCGTCCCGCGCGGGATGGAGCGCGCGCCAGAAACCGAGCGCGCGCTTGATGCCGTCGTCGCCGAACTGCTGCACCGCGGGCTCCAGCGCGGCGATCGTATCGTCCATCGCGATCGTGGCCCAGAGATCGGCGACCGCGCCCAGCTCGGGCGGCTCCACTTCTTCCACCGCATAGCCCGCCTCGGCCAGCGAGCGCCCGGCCTGGCGGACCGAGTCGGCCACCGCGGGCGCCACACCGCCGCGGCCCGCCGGGTTGGTGACCAGCGCCACGCGGATCGGCCGCCGCACCGGCGGGCCCTCGAGCGGCATGTCCACGCAGCGCGGGTCGTACGGATCGGTGCCGGCCATCGCGGCGAGCGCCAGGCGCGCGTCGCGCACCCGGCGGGTCAGCGGGCCCTGCACGGCCATGAGCTGCGCGGAGATCGGCCGGGCCGCCGGGGCCGAGAAGTTGTAGGACGGCACGCGCCCGTAGCTGACGCGCAGGCCGACCAGCCCGCAGCAGTACGCGGGGTAGCGCACCGAGCCCGCGATGTCGTTGCCGTGGCCGATCGCGCCGATGCCGGCGGCGGTGGCCGCGGCGGCGCCGCCGCTCGAGCCGCCCGGCGTGCGCGCGGCGTCCCACGGATTGCGGGTCGCGCCGTGCAGGGTGTTGTCGGTGAACCAGCGCATCGAGAACGCGGGCGCGTTGGTGCGGCCGATGACGATGCCGCCGGCGCGGCGGAGGTTTGCCACCACCGGGTTGTCGCGCGTGGCCAGCAGCTCCTTGAAGGCAACCACGCCGTTGTCGGTGGGGCAGCCGGCCATGTCCACGTTGACCTTGACGGTGATCGGCACGCCGTGCAGCGGACCCACCGGGCCTCCGCGCGCCAGCACCTCATCGGCCGCGGTGGCCTCGGCCAGCGCCTCCTCGTGCCGTGGGCGCACCACCGCGTTGAGATGCGGATTGACCGCGTCGAGCCGGGCCAGGGCGTCGGCCGCCGCCTCGCGGCAGGAGACCTTGCCGGCGCGAATCAGGGCGGCCAGCTCGGCCGCGGGCAGTCGCCAGAGGGCGGAGGCTATGGCCGGTCCCCGAGCGAGTAGGTCGCGTACTCGTGCTGGCACGGCGGGCCCACCGCGATCGTCGGGGAGCCCGGGTCCAGATCCGCGATCAGCGACGCGAAGGTGCGGTGGGTGCCTCGCAGGACGTGATGCGCGAGCGCCGCGGTCATGCGGCCGCCGCCTCCGGGCAAACCTCCGGGATCACCTGGTCGAGCACCGAGACGATGCGGTCGATCTCGGGGCGGGTCAGGACGAGCGGGGGGGCGAGGACGAGCGTGTTGCCGAGGTGAGCACCGCCGCCCGAGCGGCCCACGATCACCCCGCGCTCCTGACAGCGATCCACGAGCTTCTTGATCTGCGGCGCGGGCATGATGGCTTTGGACTTGCGGTCGGTGACGAGCTCGACGCCAGCGTAGAGGCCCTTCCCCCGCACGTCCCCGACCCACGGGTGGCGCGTCAGGGTCCGGAGCCCGTCGAGCAGGTAGGCGCCGTTCTCGGCGGAGCGCTGGACCAGCTTCTCGTCGAGCAGGATCTCGATGTTGCGCAGGGCGACCGCCGCGGCCGCCGGATGACCGCCATAGGTGTTGACCTGGTTGACCTGGCGGTTCTCCGACGCGTCGCCGATGAACGACTTGAAGACGGAGTTGCGCACCACGGTGGCGGCCATCGGGAGGTAGGCGCTCGAGATGCCCTTGGCCACCGTGACGATGTCGGGCTTCACCCCCGAGTGCTCGTGGGCAAAGAGCCGCCCGGTGCGGCCGAAGCCGTTGATGACCTCGTCCACGTGCAGGAGGATGCCGTACTGCTTGCAGAGATTGGCCACCGCGGGCAGATAATCGTCGGGCGGGACCGCCACTCCG is a window encoding:
- a CDS encoding acyl-CoA dehydrogenase family protein, which gives rise to MDFNDTREEAEFRQEARQWLGRHAEPKSGAFETWQSRYPGREGYDGLERARAFQARKAEAGFAALHWPAEWGGRALPPIYQVIYAQEETKFLVPRGYFEIGLGMCMPTLFAYGTESQKRRYAPSALRGDEVWCQLFSEPGAGSDLAGLRTRAQRDGDDWVINGQKIWTSGAHWADWAILVARSDPKAAKHKGLTFFFLSMKSPGIETRRIKQISGASHFNEVYFTDVRIPDGQRLGAVGAGWGVAITTLMNERLTSGDLRGPDFEEIFGLARSTVLEDGPAITNAAVRERLADLYVKTQGVRLTRFRTMTALSRGETPGPENSIGKLVNAPKAQEIASFAMDLLDMGGVVMDKDVAPLRAAFQESLLTSPGGRIAAGTDEILRNIIAERVLGLPQDVRVDRDLPFDELPTGTR
- a CDS encoding acyl-CoA dehydrogenase family protein codes for the protein MNFDFSADQKSLREQARKFLGEHASSARVRRILEGAAPYDAELWRGMGEMGWLGTAIPESYGGAGFGYLELCVLAEELGRSLAPTPFSSTIYLAGEALLLAGTDAQKKRWLPRITQGAAIGCFAMAEGPHVATPANLTARVESGHLTGTKMPVLDGDVADVAVVLAADGGAGRAGLFLVDLGGPGVTRTPVATVDPTRSHARIVFQRAPAEPLGAAGQGWALTERLLNRAAVLVAFEQLGGAQASLEMAREYALGRFAFGRQIGSFQAIKHKLADMYVAVELARSNAYYGAWALSTDAPELPVAAAAARVAACEAYYQAAKENIQIHGGMGFTWEFDCHLHYRRAKLTGLMLGSARRWKDLLVARLEAGAA
- a CDS encoding Zn-dependent alcohol dehydrogenase encodes the protein MRATAAVLYEVKKPVVVEDVEVLEPDSHEVLVRWAANGVCHSDLHVITGDYPHPLPVVLGHEAAGVVEKVGPDVETVKVGDHVCSSYIPSCGRCAYCIGGQPTMCALRDKPRWFMHDGTTRFRRNGQPLHHFLQVAGYATHAVLPELSVIPIRADAPLDVVCLVSCGVLAGAGPVFNRAKVPPGASVAVWGTGGVGLNTIQAARMLGAGKIIAVDVMRQKLAWAEEFGATHTVDASKEDPVAAVQRISGSGGVDFSFEVVGTQQTIEQAVLATHRGGTCVVVGVSPAGTRISLDPTLFLQQRVLTGTSFGGGHQRTDVPMLIDLYMAGKYKLDELISRRLPLGQLNQGFDLMLQGEVKRSVIVY
- a CDS encoding amidase, whose amino-acid sequence is MPARVRDLLARGPAIASALWRLPAAELAALIRAGKVSCREAAADALARLDAVNPHLNAVVRPRHEEALAEATAADEVLARGGPVGPLHGVPITVKVNVDMAGCPTDNGVVAFKELLATRDNPVVANLRRAGGIVIGRTNAPAFSMRWFTDNTLHGATRNPWDAARTPGGSSGGAAAATAAGIGAIGHGNDIAGSVRYPAYCCGLVGLRVSYGRVPSYNFSAPAARPISAQLMAVQGPLTRRVRDARLALAAMAGTDPYDPRCVDMPLEGPPVRRPIRVALVTNPAGRGGVAPAVADSVRQAGRSLAEAGYAVEEVEPPELGAVADLWATIAMDDTIAALEPAVQQFGDDGIKRALGFWRALHPARDARHVLDGLARRDHFLRLWEVFLAEHPLVVTPVSNEPAFPVDLDLVDADTTRRLMAAQIMQLAVPVLGLPSVSVPTGVADGLPMGVQITAGRFREDLCLDAATAIEARTPRLTPIDPR
- a CDS encoding aminotransferase; amino-acid sequence: MSTTADRPSVVKQDLANVIHPIVPHKQLEEHQLVIVSGQDSTVVDADGREYLDGMAGLWCVNIGYGRTELADVAAAQMRKLSYYPHTAMNLPAAALAEKVNGLLGGDNHVYFVSSGSEANEAAFKFARQYARHEFPQQNRYKTISRYYGYHGTTLATLAAGGMGDRKMKFEPLSGNDFVHVAPPYCYRCPFGLEPTSCELACVKNMETTILGEGPQTVAEMIIEPVMSAVGVAVPPDDYLPAVANLCKQYGILLHVDEVINGFGRTGRLFAHEHSGVKPDIVTVAKGISSAYLPMAATVVRNSVFKSFIGDASENRQVNQVNTYGGHPAAAAVALRNIEILLDEKLVQRSAENGAYLLDGLRTLTRHPWVGDVRGKGLYAGVELVTDRKSKAIMPAPQIKKLVDRCQERGVIVGRSGGGAHLGNTLVLAPPLVLTRPEIDRIVSVLDQVIPEVCPEAAAA